The sequence CTGGGAGGTTTGGATGCCGGTGGGCAATTGAAAGTGGCCGCTATGACTTACCGTCAGAACGGTATCGACTTTTGGACTGGTCCTTTGGATACTACAAACGCTACAGCAGATCCTGCTGTTTGTACCAAGTTTGATCAGATGTACTACATCAAAAGACAAGAGGTAGAAGATTTTGCACTCAACGGTGGTCGTGCCACTGAGAACATTAAAAACTGGCCAGGTAACGGTGTGTTAAGTCAGAGACAAGGTAAACGTCTTGCTCCTTTTGTTGACGTTGATAATGATGGTGTTTATAATCCTGAAGATAGCCGCGATTATCCAGCTTACGACGTAAGTAATCTGGCTGAAAAAGATAATCTTGGATTTTGTAAAACCAAATTATTTGGTGATGAAACAATGTTCTGGGTATTTAACGACAATGGTGGTATCCATACTGAAACTGGTGGTGTTCCTATCGGCGTTGAGGTAAGAGCTCAGGCTTTTGGATTTAAAACAAATGACGAAATCAACAACATGACTTTTTACAGTTATGAAGTTTTTAACCGCTCTTCTTTTCAGTTAAATCAAACCTATTTCACCATTTGGAATGATGCCGATTTAGGATATTTTTTGGATGATTATGTAGGTTGTGATGTGAAAAAAGGGTTAGGTTATATGTACAATGCCGATCCTTTTGATGAAACTGCAATGGGTGTAAATGGTTACCAGGATTATCCACCAGCTGTTGGGTGTGACTTCTTTAAAGGTCCCCTGGCAGATTACAATCCGGATACAGGATTTGGTGATGGTATTGACAATGACCAGGATGGTTTGGTAGATGAAGTAGGAGAAACTATTCAGATGAGTCGTTTTACTTATTATAACAATAACTACGGCGCTTTCCCTCCACAAACAACAAATCCTGATAATGGAATTGCTATTCACTACTACAACTACATGATCGGTAAATGGAAAGATGGATCTCCTTTTACACAAGGTGGTAACGCTTATGGTGGAACTACTCCTGCAACATTCGTGTATGATGGTAATCCTGTTACCGGAACTGGCTGGACTGAAAAAGGTGCAGGTAATCCTCCGGGCGACCGTCGTTTTCTTCAATCGGCAGGTCCTTTTACTTTAAAACCAGGTGCGGTTAACGACATTACTTTCGGTATGCCATGGGCGCAAAGTTCAAGTAAAGGTGGAAATATTCAGTCACTTGAATTGTTATTTAATGCCGATGACAAAGCTCAGGCCTTATTTAATAACTGTTTCAAATTATTAGACGGACCTGAAGCTCCGGTGATGACAATACAGGAAATGAACAATGAGTTGATATTTTATTTAACGAACGAAAAAGGTAAAAACAACTACAAACAATTTAATAATGACTATGCAGAAGAGGATATCTCTATCGTTTCTGATCCGTCTTCGAGTAATCCTGCCCTGGCTAAACCTGATAAATTCTACAAATTTGAAGGCTATATTGTTTACCAGGTTAAAAGCGATGGCGTTGCTTCTACTGAATTAAGTGATAAAACCAAAGCAATTCCTGTTTTTCAGTGCGACGTTGCAAATGGTCACGGTCGTCTTGTTAATTACGAGCAAGATAACGTTGTGGGTGGTTTCGTACCAAAGGTAAAGGTAGAAGGAGCGGATAAAGGAATTTCTACAACTTTTAGAATTACCGAAGATGCCTTCTCTACACTTGAAAACAGAAAACTGGTAAATAACAAACAATATTATTTTATATGTGTGGCTTACGCGTTTAACGAATATCTTCCATATAAACCAGACGTTTCTCCTGCTCAAAGTTCTTCTGAAAACTATTTAGGTCAAAAAAGACCCTACCTTGAAGGACGTAAATACAAACGTGCCGCTGGAACGCCTCACGATGTAGATTTTGAAAAAGGTGGAACCTTGTCTCAGTCTTTCTATGGATTTGGACCAAAAATTACACGTATCGAAGGTCAGGGTAATGGGGGCAACAAGCTTACTTTAACCAGGGCATCTGAAGATGACATCGTAAATAATTTCTTTAAATCAGATATTACTTATGAAAATGCGCAGGGACCGTTGAATATTAAAGTTGTGGATCCTTTGAATGTAAAAGACTCAAAATTCAGCTTTAAGTTTATTCACCAAAGTAAACTAGTACCAACACCACAACCGGCAAAAGACCTGATTGTAGAAGTAGCAGGAACTACAACTGCTTCGCCTGTGACGGTAAGAGGTATTAATGCAACTCTGAATGCTGATTTAATTAGCTGGGAACTCAAAGACTTAAACAGCGGCAAAACTTATTATGCAACTGAAATCAAAGAAAACCATTTACCTAATGATAGTATTTATCAGAGTATAAGAGTTGGAAATGAATATTATTTCCAGGATCTTGGGTTTTCTGTGAATGTTAAGCAAGTAGCTGATCCAGGTGAAAGAGTAAATACCTTTACAGGATTTACATCTCTAAGAGAAGATACTGCCTACTCAGGACCAGAGGAAGGATCTTTTATCGGTGCAAGCGTTGCTTACGTTAATGGGCAGTCCGATTGGTTAAATTCATTAGCTGACGTTGACGGCGAAACTCCTAATAACTGGATTCTTTCAGGAAGTAGTAAAACGGAGGGAACCAGAGATGCGTATTATTCGATCACAACCGATAGTAAAATTCAAGCCTTCTACGATCCTAATAAACAATTCGGACAAATTCTTGGTGGTACATGGGCGCCTTATCCATTAACTGCTTCCTATTATTCGATTACACCAAGTAGCAACACAGAATATCCTATTGCGCGTTCATATGGTGGTCCAGGATTTAATGGAAGAATCTGGGCGCAGGATGATAATATCAGAAAATTATACGGTATTAAACAAGACATTAACTTTAGTCAACCTGACAAGGGCAATACCGACCTTAGAAAAGTAAGCAGCGCCTTAATTGTTTTTACAAACGATAAATCAAAATGGACCCGCTGTGTAGTATTGGAAATGCAGGAGAAATCAAGATTGAGTGAAGGAAATGCTATTTTCTTCCAGCCAAGGAAGCACCAGTCTGTAGATAAAGAAGGCAAGCCTGCTGCGGTGGGATCTGGAACAACGAATGCACCGGATGCGGCTAACTTTATCTCAGAAACAAGCATGGGTTGGTTTCCTGGATATGCAATCAACATTGAAACCGGAGAACGTTTAAACATGGCTTTTGGGGAAGATAGTTACCAGAAAGAAAACAATGGTAATGATATGCTTTGGAATCCAACTTCAAACAGAGATTATCCTTTCCAATATGCTATGGGTGGTAAACACTTCGTTTATGTGTTCAGCGGAAATGCTGTTACCGGGAAATTTGCAGCAAATGCTTCTTTCAAATGGTCACCTTTCCTTGTTGGAAAAGATATTGCGGTGGGACGTTATGACTACGGGCAAAAAATGATAACAATAATGCAGAATTTCTTCAGACAGGAAGTTCTGGTTCAGGCACAAGGTGGGTCTTCACTCGACCCTTTAAATGCTATTGAACGTGATATCATGTGGGTGTCTGTTCCTATGCCTAAATCGGGATTCAATTTCCAGGCGCAAAACCAAATGCCTTCGGATGTGAGATTTCAAATTAACGTTGCCAAGCCATACCGTTATGGATGGTCAGGTACCGCTAATCTTACAGCTACCACGCAGCCCGGAGGTGGAGCTAACCAGTCAAATGCGGTTGCAAATCTGAATTATCTAACCACAGATGTTAAAACGACAGACGTTCAGAATAACAACTTCCCAATGTATACTTTTAACACAAGTGATATCTCTACACTTTATCAGCAGGCAGATGTTTCTAAAAATGCCATGGATAAAATTAATATCGTTCCGAATCCATATTATGGTTCTTCTACTTATGAGGTTAACCGTACCGATAATAAAATCAGGATCACCAACCTGCCTAGTAAGTGTACAATTAAAATCTTTACTATGAACGGAACATTGGTTAGAACTATCAAACGTGATGTAACAGATCAGGAAGATATTTACACCGGTACAGGAGCTACTACTGGTTCAGATATTAAAACGGCAAAACGTACCTCATTTGTTGAATGGGATCTTAAAAATCAAAATAATATTTCTATAGCAAGTGGACTCTATATTTTCCATATTGATGCACCTGGAGTAGGTGAGAAAATATTGAAATGGTTCGGTGTAATGCGCCCTCTGGATGTTCAAAGCTATTAATCAAAAAGAAAGAAAGACTATGAAGATAAATTTAAAATATTTTGCATTGCCTGTTTCTCTTGCGCTTGGCCTAAGTGTAAACGCGGGTAATCCTGAACGTATGGGACAGGCTGGAGCGAGTCAACTATTGATTAATCCTTATGCAAGAAATACTGGTTTAGCAGGTTCTAATTCGGCTAAAGTGCGCGGCTTAGAGTCTCAGTTCTTAAACATTGCAGGTACTGCTTATACGCGTAAAACAGAAGTTATTTTTAACCGTTCAAACTGGTTACAAGGAACTGATATTTTCATTAACAGTTTTGGATTAACTCAGGGTATTGGTGAAACAGGAACTATCGGTTTAGGCGTTGTGGCTATTAATGCCGGCAAAATTCCTATTACCACAGAAGAACAACCTGAAGGTGGATTAGGAACCTACAGCCCTACGTTTTATAACATAAGTCTTTCTTATGCTAAAATGTTTTCTGACAACATTTATGGTGGTGTTAATTTTAAGTTGATAAACGAACAAATTCCAAACGCTGCTGCTCGTGGTATGGCCATCGACGCAGGTATCCAATACCACACCGGAAAATACGATCAGGTACATTTTGGTATCGCTTTAAGAAACTGGGGACCAAAAATGCGTTATCAGGGTGATGGTTTAAGTCGTCAGGCTGCCGTTACTTCTATCAGCGGATCTTACGAGTTAACTGTAAACAACAGATCAGCAGCATTCGAATTACCAACTTTGATAAACATCGGAGCTTCTTATGATTTTTATCTTACCAAAGATTCTACGGGTTTATCAAAAAAACACCGTCTTTCAATTAACGGAAATTTCCAATCCAATTCTTTTAGCTACGACAATGGAATGGCTGGACTTGAATATGCCTGGAAAGAGATGTTAATGTTCAGAGTGGGTACTTTCTTTGAAAAAGACATGTTTAACGATGCAAGAAGAAATGCTTTCACTGGTCCTTCTGCTGGTATGACTTTCGAAGTTCCTTTTAACGAGAAAAGATCAACAATCGGTTTAGATTACTCTTACCGTTTCAGTAATCCTTTTGGAGGTACACATTCCTTTGGATTGAGGTTGAACCTATAGAATTTTTTTCTTATTTTTGTTACTACGAGTCCCGGTCACGATAACAAGCGTGACGGGATTCTTTTTTTTAATATAAACAGTTATGGCAATAGGATATTACACAGAAGAGGGATTGCAAAAGATGAAAGATGAACTTCATCAATTAAGAAGTGTAGAACGTAAAATAGCAACCCAGGCAATTGTAGACGCCAGGGATAAAGGCGATTTAAGTGAAAACGCTGAATACGACGCTGCTCGTGAAGCTCAGGCTTTGTTAGAACTGCGTATTGCTAAACTGGAAGATGTCATTGCTAATGCCCGTATTGTTGATGAAACTAAAATTGATCTCAGTAAAGCGAGTATTCTTACTACCGTGAAAATAAAAAATATGAATAACGGTGCTTCCATGAAATATACACTCGTTGCAGAGAATGAAGCGGATCTTAAAAGCGGTAAAATATCTGTTGATTCTCCAATAGGAAAAGCTTTATTAGGTAAAAAGGTAGGCGAAAAGGTAGATGTTCAGGTTCCTGCAGGAAAAGTAACGTTTGAAGTTTCAGAAATCTCCATCTAATTATGGCCAGCATCTTCTCTAAAATAGTAGCAGGTGAAATTCCCTGTTATAAAGTGGCGGAGGATGAGAATTATTTAGCTTTCCTGGATGTCTTTCCTTTAAAGAAAGGGCATACATTAGTTATTCCCAAAAAAGAAGTGGATTATATTTTTGATCTGGATGCAACATGCTATTCCGGATTAATGGATTTCACTAAGAGAGTAGCAGAGGCTGTGAAAAAATCGGTTCCGTGTAAACGCTTGTCCATGCAGGTTATTGGTTTAGAGGTACCGCATGCGCACGTTCATCTTATTCCTATAAACACAATGAATGATTGTGACTTTAAGCAGGAAAAATTAAAATTCTCGAAAGAGGAGTTTGAAGAAACAGCAAAGCTGATTGCTTCGCAGTTTAAATAAACTTCTAACAACTTATCTGCAAGCGATCTGACGCTACAGCGTTTTTAACAAACTCTTAATCCCAACTCGTTCCTCTAAAAACGCAGGTAAAGCTGCAATGGCTATTCTATCCTGTTGCATACTGTCGCGGTGACGCACTGTAACGGTTTTATCTTCGAGACTTTGATGATCGACTGTGATGCAATAAGGCGTTCCATAAGCGTCGTGACGACGGTAACGTTTTCCTACAGTATCTTTTTCGTCGTAAGCAATGTTATAGTCAAACTTTAAATCCTTCATAATGCTCTCTGCAAGCTCAGGAAGACCGTCTTTTTTTACTAAGGGGAAAATAGCCGCTTTGTATGGCGCGATGGCTGGAGGTAAATTTAAGACCATTCTCGTTTCTCCATTTTCAAGAGCTTCCTCTTTTAACGCCGAAGAAAGAACTGCTAAAAACAAACGGTCAAGTCCTACAGAAGTTTCTACAACATATGGAACATAACTTTGATTTAATTCCGGATCGAAATACTGTAATTTTTTTCCTGAGAATTGTTCGTGTTGTTTTAAATCAAAATCTGAGCGACTGTGAATCCCCTCTAATTCTTTAAAGCCAAATGGAAATTCGTGCTCTATGTCGCAAGCCGCCTTGGCGTAATGCGCAAGTTTTAAATGATCTTTAAATTTATATTTTTCCTGGCCAAGACCAAGTGAAAGGTGCCAATTCATTCTCGCGTTCTTCCAATGCTCGTACCATTCATTTTCGGTTCCAGGTCTTACAAAAAACTGCATTTCCATTTGTTCAAACTCGCGCATGCGGAAAATAAATTGTCTTGCTACAATTTCATTTCTAAAGGCTTTGCCGGTTTGCGCAATTCCAAAAGGAATTTTCATGCGGCCGGTTTTTTGAACGTTCAAATAATTTACAAAAATACCTTGAGCGGTTTCTGGTCTTAAATAGATGGTATTGGCATCTTCTGAAACCGAACCCATAGAGGTACTAAACATCAAGTTGAATTGACGAACGTCCGTCCAGTTGCGGCTTCCGCTAATAGGGTCTACAATCTCAAGATCTACTATGATTTGTTTTACCTCTTCAAGATTATTGTCGTTTAAAGCCGTTTTAAAACGTGAATTGATAGCGTCAATCTTATCCTGATATTCTTTAACACGCGCATTCGTTGAACGGAACATTCCCGCGTCGAAATTTTCGAAACGTTTTGCTGCTTTCTCAACTTCTTTATTTATTTTATCTTCAATGTTGGCAACGTGTTCTTCAATTAAAACATCTGCACGGTAACGCTTTTTGCTGTCCTTGTTATCAATCAAAGGATCATTAAAGGCATCTACGTGCCCGCTTGCTTTCCACGTAGTGGGGTGCATGAAAATAGCGGCATCAATCCCAACAATATTTTCATTTAACTGAACCATTGCTTTCCACCAATAGTCGCGAAGATTTTTCTTTAACTCAGAACCAAGTTGACCATAATCGTACACCGCACTGAGACCATCATAGATCTCGCTGCTTTGAAAAATAAAGCCATACTCTTTGCTATGGGATATAACATTCTTAAAAAAATCTTCCGGTTTCTGAGACATACTGTTTTAATAAAATAAATAAGGAGACAAAAGTAAAGAATCAATTTAAAACTAAATTGTCTATAAGACGTATTTTACCAACAAATACAGCAATGACCGCAACAGCTCGTGGGGCGTCTTTGATGTCTGATAAAATTTCAAGTGTATCGGCATTGCAGATTTCGAAATAATCGAGTCTTGTTGCGGGAATGTGTTCTAATTCAGCAGTGACAAAAGCCCTGGCAGCATCAACCCCTTTTGTAATAACTAGTTCTTTTACCTGTGACATGAGTTTTGGTACCACAGAGGCAGTTTTTCTTTCTTCTGCATTTAGCAAAGAATTACGTGAACTCATGGCCAGGCCATCAGGTTCTCTTAGAATAGGACAGGCAACAATTTCAATGGATGAATGCATTTGTGTTACCAGGGCCTTAACAACCATTACCTGCTGGTAATCTTTACTGCCAAAGTAAGCTTTGTCAGGACTTACTATTTCGAACAAACGTTTAACAATTTGCCCAACGCCATTAAAATGGCCCGGACGATGCGC is a genomic window of Sphingobacteriaceae bacterium containing:
- a CDS encoding DUF3308 domain-containing protein, which produces MFKAINQKERKTMKINLKYFALPVSLALGLSVNAGNPERMGQAGASQLLINPYARNTGLAGSNSAKVRGLESQFLNIAGTAYTRKTEVIFNRSNWLQGTDIFINSFGLTQGIGETGTIGLGVVAINAGKIPITTEEQPEGGLGTYSPTFYNISLSYAKMFSDNIYGGVNFKLINEQIPNAAARGMAIDAGIQYHTGKYDQVHFGIALRNWGPKMRYQGDGLSRQAAVTSISGSYELTVNNRSAAFELPTLINIGASYDFYLTKDSTGLSKKHRLSINGNFQSNSFSYDNGMAGLEYAWKEMLMFRVGTFFEKDMFNDARRNAFTGPSAGMTFEVPFNEKRSTIGLDYSYRFSNPFGGTHSFGLRLNL
- a CDS encoding transcription elongation factor GreA; its protein translation is MAIGYYTEEGLQKMKDELHQLRSVERKIATQAIVDARDKGDLSENAEYDAAREAQALLELRIAKLEDVIANARIVDETKIDLSKASILTTVKIKNMNNGASMKYTLVAENEADLKSGKISVDSPIGKALLGKKVGEKVDVQVPAGKVTFEVSEISI
- a CDS encoding HIT family protein produces the protein MASIFSKIVAGEIPCYKVAEDENYLAFLDVFPLKKGHTLVIPKKEVDYIFDLDATCYSGLMDFTKRVAEAVKKSVPCKRLSMQVIGLEVPHAHVHLIPINTMNDCDFKQEKLKFSKEEFEETAKLIASQFK
- a CDS encoding glycine--tRNA ligase → MSQKPEDFFKNVISHSKEYGFIFQSSEIYDGLSAVYDYGQLGSELKKNLRDYWWKAMVQLNENIVGIDAAIFMHPTTWKASGHVDAFNDPLIDNKDSKKRYRADVLIEEHVANIEDKINKEVEKAAKRFENFDAGMFRSTNARVKEYQDKIDAINSRFKTALNDNNLEEVKQIIVDLEIVDPISGSRNWTDVRQFNLMFSTSMGSVSEDANTIYLRPETAQGIFVNYLNVQKTGRMKIPFGIAQTGKAFRNEIVARQFIFRMREFEQMEMQFFVRPGTENEWYEHWKNARMNWHLSLGLGQEKYKFKDHLKLAHYAKAACDIEHEFPFGFKELEGIHSRSDFDLKQHEQFSGKKLQYFDPELNQSYVPYVVETSVGLDRLFLAVLSSALKEEALENGETRMVLNLPPAIAPYKAAIFPLVKKDGLPELAESIMKDLKFDYNIAYDEKDTVGKRYRRHDAYGTPYCITVDHQSLEDKTVTVRHRDSMQQDRIAIAALPAFLEERVGIKSLLKTL
- a CDS encoding pantoate--beta-alanine ligase, producing MLIFTKITELQGYLSQIRAQHKTVGFVPTMGALHDGHVSLIRFSKSDCDYTICSIFVNPTQFNDKSDLERYPRMPEKDAALLESAYCDALFMPSVDEMYPVKDEKAEYHFGYLDNILEGAHRPGHFNGVGQIVKRLFEIVSPDKAYFGSKDYQQVMVVKALVTQMHSSIEIVACPILREPDGLAMSSRNSLLNAEERKTASVVPKLMSQVKELVITKGVDAARAFVTAELEHIPATRLDYFEICNADTLEILSDIKDAPRAVAVIAVFVGKIRLIDNLVLN